DNA from Leptospira mayottensis 200901116:
TTTCAGTGCACCGAATGGAGATAACCTTCCAACTATTTATCCGGTTGACAGTTCGTTAGGCCATGAGTTCGGACATACAGTGACATTCACCGTAGCTCCCTGGTTGCTACAGGGTGTCATTAGAAACTGGGCCGGACAATATATAGACCAAAATCAAATATACTATGGTCAAATTCACAATTCCAATCAATACCAGGATATGGGAACAGCATTCGGAGAAGGTATTGTGGATTCCATCGGTAGATATTTGATCAGTGGCAACCAAGGGGCTTGGAAATTAGGCCCAGGTATTCCGTTTTATATCGGCACATATAAAGATGGTTGGAAGCTAAATCCGATTGTAGATCAGAAGTATTCCGATTTTCAAAGGTTTCGGCGGGAAATGTCAGTCAGAGGAATTCTGGAAAATTCACCTGACTGGATGTCTCGATTGCAGGCGATTCAAAGCCTCAATTCCAATTTTACGGATCGTAAAACGAACTCGAACAATGAAGCTCGTTACGACGGTTTTGTACACTATCTATTACAAACGCCTCCATTCCATATTGATAGTTATCACGCAACCAATCCGGAAATCGCATCTCAATTGAATCAAGTCCAATACCGCTATGACCAGATGAAGCTGCTAGGAGAAATTTTGGACGGAGGACCGGCTAATTTCAAGTGGGTTTCTTACGGAGACGTGGTTCATCCTAAAAACTCTCGAGTGAGTTTGAAAGATTTGCTGGTTACTTTGGGCGAGATGCACGACGGTTCTCCTCTTCCACAAAATGGAAGTCCCGGGTTTACGGATGCGTATCTTTCCATCAAAAGTCCGTTTTCTCCTCAGTCTCTCGGATGGAGACTCGTGCAGAAAGGACTCATCTCAAAGGATGAAGTAAACAACTTGTATCGCGCCGTGGGAATGGACCAACTCGCAAATATCTGCGGTTATCCATGGGCTCTTGTGGACTGTCAATGAGGTAAGACGATAGGATAGAATTTTCACAATTTAGAACTAATTCACTTAATAAAAGTTAGGTGAATTAGTTTACTCATTTATATCTAGAAATTTGTAGTTTTCTAAATTTCTTTTTGGAATGTCAAAACCGATCTGAATGGATTTTTCAAATTAAAATCGAATTCTTCCGTATAATTTGTTTATTTCTAAAAAGAATTAGAAAATTCTGTTTTTTAGATCAAAGCCAACATTTCGACAAGTCTGTCGCAGCTAATCTCTAAACCTTTTTCCATGCAGGACGTAAGAACATCACCTCAAGCTTTCTTCGGCTCGTAAAGTACGTATGGTCTTTTTTCCGTCTTCCATCAGAACGACCGTTCCCACCGCGTCCAGCACCTAACGAACCCGCATTTCACTATGTACATCCTGGAACATAGGTAACAGTTTAGACCGGAGACATGGGTAACACTTTTAAAGTCCTTGTTACTTCCTTAGAGCTTGTCCCAAAACCTCCTTGTACTTGTAGTCTCAGGAAATAGATATGACATATGAAATCAGATTTAGGTCATTTAGATATCCCTGAAGAGATTTGGAAACGCCTTCATCCCTTGCTACCAAAGCGTAAAACAAACTCCAAGAAAGGAGGTCGTCCTCGGCTTGATGATAGAGTGGCGATGGCCGCAATATTTTACAGGGTAAGAACAGGAATTCAATGGAGATATATACCTCCGATGTTCGGTTCAAAATCAACGTTACATAGAAGATTTCAGGAATGGGTAGCCAGCGGAGTTTTTGATAAAATTGAAAAAGAAGCATTAAAACTTTATGAGCGCACTGTTAAAATTAGAACTAAAAGAATGGCATCTGATGGTAGCTTCGCAAGAGCTCCCAAAGGGGGGCTTTCACGGGTCCAAACCCGACGGATCGCGGCAAAAGAGGCCTTAAAAGGCATATTCTCATCGATCGGCGTGGAGCACCTGTAGCTTTTGTAATCGCTTCGGCAGGAACTCACGATTCTAAATTACTTTTTCCTACTTTAGAAAAGTTCAAAGTATTTAGAAACAAAAAATTGCTTAAACCAGAAATCCTTTCTTTAGATAAGGCTTACTCTAACAAAACGATTAAGAACAATTTAAAAAAGAAGAATATTCAATATCGAATTCCAAATAAAAAGAATGCGAGAAATCCTGAATGGATTGCTCCGCTAAATCCTTTTAGATGGACAGTCGAACGTACTTTTGCTTGGTTTAATGCATTTAGAGCCATAAAAACTTGTTGGGAATTCAAATTTGAAAATTATAAGGCATTATTCCAAATCGCATTTGCTATCATTTTAATTAGAATGTCCTGGAAATAGGTTTTGGGACAAGCTCTGATATGGCGCCCCCATCCGGAGCCGTAAATATTTTTTCGCATTTTTTTTAATCACCCAATAATTTAACTCGTTAGAGAAAAGCATTCGCGACGATTGATCAGACTGATATTCGCGGGTTGGATACCGCAGGATAATCTATACATCGGGAGCTGTTCTTAGTCTTAAAACGAAGGTCAAATTTGAAATTCAAATTTGCTTCAACACTGAGCCAACAAGTATTCCTCCTTTATCGTACATCTTCTCTAACGAATTCAATTATTGGATGAAACATTACTCTAACTCTATGCAACCAGATTCATCGCCGCCCAAAGAAATCCGGATAACTCTCTTGAAACTGCCGTTATCATTACCTGAGGAGTTTTTCCTCTTTGCTGTAGATTACGAAACTTCTTGTGTAATCTGAGAGATGCTTTTTCCGCCAAAGCAACAACTAACGCAGGTTGTCCCGATCTACGTGCGGTTACAATCTTACTTCCCGTTCCAGGGAAACGATGTTGCCAAGCTGCTTCTGTCAAAATCCTTCGAAGTCTGGGACTTCCAGTTTTTGTTATCCCTGTTTGTTTTCTTTTGGAACCGCTGGAATATTCTCCCGGAACAAGTCCTAAAAAACTCATGAACGAACCGGCTGTTTTGAATCGTTTGAAGTCACAAACCTCACAAAGTAAAAACATTGCGGTTAGATAATCCACTCCTCGGAAACATCTTAATATTCCCACTTTCTCTCGATACGGTTCACTTTCCGCTATCTCTTGTATTCTCTTATCCATCGCTTTTAAATTCTCTTCTTGAACTCTTACCCGACTATAATAGTCGTTAAATGTCTCTTGAAGGATCTCATTGTTAAACTGTAGATTGTTCAACCATTTGTTATGACTGACTGTCCAATACTTTGTTGCTGAGTAAGTTATACCCTTTCTTAATAAGAATTTCATCAACCTCTGACGATTCCTTCCTAAATCCAAACGAAGGCTGTCACGGGATCTCAAATAATCCCTTACCGCTTCGTCCTCTTCACTCGGTACATGAATCGATTCTAATTCTCCACTTCGTAATAATTTTGCTAATTTGATCGCATCTCTTTTATCGGTTTTGATCTTATCCGAACTTTGT
Protein-coding regions in this window:
- a CDS encoding IS5 family transposase (programmed frameshift); its protein translation is MKSDLGHLDIPEEIWKRLHPLLPKRKTNSKKGGRPRLDDRVAMAAIFYRVRTGIQWRYIPPMFGSKSTLHRRFQEWVASGVFDKIEKEALKLYERTVKIRTKRMASDGSFARAPQRGAFTGPNPTDRGKRGLKRHILIDRRGAPVAFVIASAGTHDSKLLFPTLEKFKVFRNKKLLKPEILSLDKAYSNKTIKNNLKKKNIQYRIPNKKNARNPEWIAPLNPFRWTVERTFAWFNAFRAIKTCWEFKFENYKALFQIAFAIILIRMSWK
- a CDS encoding IS110 family transposase; the encoded protein is MKRKIYVGMDVHKETIRIACLTNNTKEIVKEQQIKHNEVQIKKFVNKLKSEWNEIHSCYEAGVTGYPLYRYLKSLGVNCILVAPGKIPRQSSDKIKTDKRDAIKLAKLLRSGELESIHVPSEEDEAVRDYLRSRDSLRLDLGRNRQRLMKFLLRKGITYSATKYWTVSHNKWLNNLQFNNEILQETFNDYYSRVRVQEENLKAMDKRIQEIAESEPYREKVGILRCFRGVDYLTAMFLLCEVCDFKRFKTAGSFMSFLGLVPGEYSSGSKRKQTGITKTGSPRLRRILTEAAWQHRFPGTGSKIVTARRSGQPALVVALAEKASLRLHKKFRNLQQRGKTPQVMITAVSRELSGFLWAAMNLVA